CGCACCGAGCCGGAGTAAAGGCCTTCTGCCGAAGACTCGGGCAATAGCGCGATAGTCACTGAGCCTACGGCAGTGAGCAGCTCCACGCGTACGGGACCTGGGTCGGCGCCATCAGGAGAGGCATTACCGGCAGCAAGACTGAATGTGGCCTTGTTCCCGTTGACCCGCATTCTGCGAACCACCGATGAAGCAGCCTCATCGTCGTCTCGGCGTACCACGTACGCAATTCCCTCGGATGGCCCATTTCCGCTCAGGTCAAGCGTGATCTCGGCTTCGGTCTGGCCAGGTCGAATGTAGTGAACAGCCTCAGTGGTGGACGAAAGTCTCAGCCCAGGCAGCACCGGTGGTGCAGCGAATTCGCCTCCGGCTACGCAGCGACCGCGCTCGTCGCAGGTCTCTGATCCCTCGCACTCATCGTCGGTGGAGCAGCTCGCAGCACATAGACCTTGGAAACAATGCGTACCGGCCTGGCAGTCCAAGTCGAGCGCACACGCGTCTGCGGATGCCATGGTAAGGGCAGTTGGACCGCCGGCCACTGCTTCGTTTGGATCCGGAAGTTCAAGAGATATGCTCCCGGGAGCCGCAGAATCACCACAGGCCACGGCAAATGCCGCCGTAGCGAAAAGAACACCAATCTTCTTCATGTTATACCCTTCAGTTACTAGGTTGTGTGATATTTGCGGCGGAGAATGACACAAACAAAAAACGTAAAATAGTTGCTAATGGGTAGGGTTGGGGCCTGAACACCTACTCATTAGTAGGTGCGGCTTTTGTCCACATTTTTTTCTGGATGTGTTAAATACAAGACCGAATCCAGAAAGAGCAGTAGAAAATGGAATCAAAGATAGAATGGGAACGCGTCGAGCTTCTCTGGCGTGAATTTCTCGCCATTCCCATTAACTCTCCTGACATCATGCTTCAGTGGCTCTTGGAAGAGCTTAAGTCTTTGTGCCGAGCGCAACAATCGACCTGTGTGTTGTGTTTAAATGACATGAGTCCATCATTGAGGCGCAATGATCCGAGGTTAGGCTGGCGCGCGGTGGCGTGGGTCCCGAGTGCGACAAATCCTTTCCAAGATATGACTTATGCGAAGCGTTGGGCGGAGGACCCTTCAAACGTTGCGGATAATGAATGCTACCTCGGGTTTGTCAGGGATGCTGGTACTACGCGTTCATTCATCATGGACGACGTCATGCCCGGAGCAACGCCTGAAGAGGCCCGGAAAGACGGCCTTTATCGCTACTATCAGGTTCAGGACAGACTCGTAGGCATCCATGCCATTTCTCCCAAAATCGAGGTCTATTTCTATCTCGACCGGGAGAGCGACGAGCGGTTCGGAACGCTCGAGCGCGACCAACTCCAATACATCCTTGAAGGACTTGGGCCCTTTTGTCGACGACTGGCTTTTAGTTATGGCCTACTCAATGGGCAAACGAAGCTTTCGCCGCGCGAACGTGAGACCTTCCTCTTTCTTCTCGGTGATAAGAGTGAGAAGGAAATTGCTGCGGAGATGGGGCTTTCGCTGCGCTCAGCGCATCAAAACGTCGTAGCGGTCTACCGAAAACTTGGCTTCTCGAGCCGCGCCTCACTCATGTCGAGCTGGATGGACCTTCAAGGCGGTTCGTGAAGTGATGGCTGGTATCGCGCCACCAAAAGAATTAGCATGCGTCATCCAATCTTGGAGTTGTCCATGCGCTACCTCTTAATCGCCTTTCTCTTCATCACCTCGTGTTCAGGGGACACGTCTTCTCCGCCCCCGGCTACGCTCTCAATTCAGGTGCCCGAAGACCAGGCGATCATCGGGTCAACACGCGTTGAAGTCAGAGGGAGTGCCACCGGGGTTGCCTCGGTCGAAGTCAACGGAGACGTGGTTGATGTGGTGGGTGGTGAGTGGAGTACCGTGCTCAACGCGAGCGACGGGCCACTCGATATCGAAGTGGTCGCCGGCGCCCTAGAAGAGTCTCGCAGTGTTACTGTAGATGCCACGGCACCCCTGCTGGTTTTGGAGTCTCCTGAGCGCGGC
This Microvenator marinus DNA region includes the following protein-coding sequences:
- a CDS encoding helix-turn-helix domain-containing protein codes for the protein MESKIEWERVELLWREFLAIPINSPDIMLQWLLEELKSLCRAQQSTCVLCLNDMSPSLRRNDPRLGWRAVAWVPSATNPFQDMTYAKRWAEDPSNVADNECYLGFVRDAGTTRSFIMDDVMPGATPEEARKDGLYRYYQVQDRLVGIHAISPKIEVYFYLDRESDERFGTLERDQLQYILEGLGPFCRRLAFSYGLLNGQTKLSPRERETFLFLLGDKSEKEIAAEMGLSLRSAHQNVVAVYRKLGFSSRASLMSSWMDLQGGS